One genomic segment of Mytilus trossulus isolate FHL-02 chromosome 4, PNRI_Mtr1.1.1.hap1, whole genome shotgun sequence includes these proteins:
- the LOC134715925 gene encoding uncharacterized protein LOC134715925 — protein MYFNKRNALQGTIPHSNGKSFFDEESDDGFVISDLQNSSRPYNLYSALERFGETITEENEDLFDDSCSPQESSPFNNDKDKSTLDHSISKKVEKLRFTAKSDNVNVKSVKRCTQEENTETRIGRKENYTVMHNSDKNKVHQNLSCVRRRSSLHDVAQMFPYGCDEYSTYTEKENKMDVNELNRSVKFENSVFQDSQYMKRRSSFNGISQLRASYKDENKNEIRRKSSHLDKSCIDRFSKLNKQSMVKDLKQTKRWSSLDDVNKEKHPNDNNNSEIKDNVISRICHSDDIDSNDIVSISQKSSTNAALRSTKSAINLREFLVNSKLYLVSPEKLMLYCSEGHTKTDKVEIAATGHESIVQIKDNNALQRTQNENKVEKSVHLVEDSCVGEKTELKTGKYSSDIQNKDFNSYENNSVQSKPLEWLAKSKIRQSKREHHMMSPVCF, from the exons ATGTATTTTAACAAGAGAAATGCACTTCAAGGAACCATCCCACATTCCAATGGAAAAAGTTTCTTTGATGAAGAATCTGATGACGGTTTCGTGATATCAGATCTTCAAAATTCCTCTAGACCATACAACTTGTACTCAGCTCTCGAAAGGTTCGGGGAAACAATTACAGAAGAAAATGAAG ATTTGTTTGATGATTCTTGCAGTCCACAAGAAAGCAGTCCATTCAATAACGATAAAGACAAAAGTACTTTGGACCATTCAATTTCAAAGAAAGTTGAAAAGCTAAGATTCACTGCAAAATCTGATAATGTTAACGTTAAATCAGTCAAACGATGTACGCAAGAAGAAAATACAGAAACAAGAATTGGCCGAAAAGAGAACTATACCGTGATGCACAATTCagataaaaataaagtacaTCAAAATTTGTCTTGTGTAAGACGAAGGTCTAGTTTACATGATGTAGCACAAATGTTTCCTTATGGATGCGATGAATATTCGACATATACGGAAAAAGAgaataaaatggatgttaacgAATTAAACAGAAGCGTGAAATTTGAGAATTCAGTGTTTCAAGACTCGCAATATATGAAAAGAAGGTCCAGTTTTAATGGAATATCTCAACTTAGGGCTTCTTATaaggatgaaaataaaaatgaaataagaagGAAAAGCAGTCATCTAGATAAATCATGTATTGATCGATTTTctaaattgaataaacaatCGATGGtcaaagatttaaaacaaacgAAACGATGGTCAAGTTTAGATgatgtaaataaagaaaaacaccCAAACGATAACAACAACTCAGAAATAAAAGACAATGTGATTTCCCGAATTTGTCACTCGGACGATATCGATTCTAACGATATAGTATCGATTTCACAAAAATCTTCGACCAACGCAGCACTACGAAGTACAAAAAGTGCTATAAACTTACGTGAGTTCTTGGTAAACTCAAAACTTTATCTTGTTTCACCAGAAAAATTGATGCTATATTGTTCGGAAGGCCACACAAAAACAGACAAAGTTGAAATAGCCGCTACCGGACACGAGTCAATAGtacaaataaaagataacaacgCATTGCAAAGAACACAGAATGAGAATAAAGTCGAAAAATCGGTTCATTTAGTTGAAGACAGTTGTGTTGGTGAGAAAACTGAATTAAAAACTGGAAAGTATAGTAGTGATattcaaaacaaagattttaatTCATACGAAAATAATTCCGTCCAATCTAAACCATTGGAGTGGTTAGCTAAAAGCAAAATTCGACAAAGTAAAAGAGAACATCATATGATGTCTCCTGtctgtttttga
- the LOC134715927 gene encoding uncharacterized protein LOC134715927 — protein sequence MGNRCKVVLPDKPKTDGAKKLSGPQRLLCHVIDLMESKGCGWTVDCLDTANFVAKSLRDTLWYIDHAHKKLSDSACHVPKIFDKFQGYNEFKKIHHRPPIITSQRLNELSVDLSKSLSFPSILSSRNKKFSDDIEQLLECITKYKTRLDKDNIQHKESYQSGDTPRRSLESDTSLKYIPPTTESRESYGTLQSDLNKIDDYRFVDLDKYAPEDRVKRRMFIKNLEIEVPIMLYRMAYGGSIGTLNFIWKVPEEQSSYRETRNVKIVNKINATLPKFSTRSMRRDFLNRYCKLVKSPRSVLRNIFFELTGCEAVSETKEQAEVDERVTELLLNSDDSNLLLDYRTLNGKDIDTKFGTFFEEMGKFFDEQILQVNERRRGQELYLPMAISLEDLRNQIVKRLPNDTPIPCTETIRLQFQPNSAFQKSALKYSCRFNVKFRVQTRQARVSHPDARYVATSLKYLKEFCVKNRKYSTFVCLDDKAIVPVGEPGVPISTGVRGHNKVLAPADGPKLVATDHDFHLGGLVPSVAFVSDIPKNSNDSFFNGHIYVTTKDKVFQASTPYRHATELTRILRENYSDDDVNLETPILCLMTDGGPDHRVTFGTVQLSLIQLFIALDLDMLIALRTAPNHSWMNPAERCMSILNLSLQHCALSRKEMPETFEKAVKHKSTLTAVRNLAFIKTGFREAYDESIKSVIDIVNSRFERMRFKDDYLTTYKGVTENQIMDALEVVCQVLNKELKVDMSSGELRKVKQVQDFIARHGRSSHYAFQLKKCNDCPYCEINPPRIPEDKFQDLHFLPNPVPGENNQYKSFSELYGQNTGEEQHRPGAAHKAEENENDKQRRDLFKNNKVREVILCSECSKPRCIFSEKKLSREQDELILRLKEDSFYTCGGALVQDDSETVDIVVREALACNSPIETTYYSASLKHYLPPVCVHCGTAEDLLDDNNPYISALYEQYSVVRPLCEVCRNSGKDTKTWGKKFVGKKAKH from the exons ATGGGGAATAGGTGTAAAGTTGTTTTACCAGACAAACCTAAGACAGATGGTGCCAAGAAACTTTCTGGCCCTCAAAGACTTTTATGTCATGTAATTGACCTAATGGAGTCCAAAGGATGTGGCTGGACTGTAGATTGCCTGGATACAGCTAACTTTGTTGCAAAGTCATTAAGAGACACATTGTGGTACATCGACCATGCCCATAAAAAACTATCAGATAGTGCTTGTCATGTTCCAAAGATCTTTGATAAATTTCAGGGTTATAATGAGTTCAAAAAGATACATCATCGACCCCCCATCATCACATCTCAAAGATTAAATGAGCTCTCTGTTGACTTGTCAAAATCATTATCATTTCCCTCCATTTTATCTTCAAGGAATAAAAAATTCAGTGATGACATAGAACAACTTCTGGAATGCATAACTAAATACAAAACACGTTTAGACAAGGACAATATTCAACATAAAGAGTCGTATCAGTCAGGTGACACACCAAGGCGTTCTCTTGAATCCGATACATCTTTGAAATACATACCTCCAACTACTGAGAGTCGTGAGTCCTATGGAACATTACAATCTGACCTTAATAAAATTGATGACTATAGATTTGTTGACCTTGATAAATATGCACCTGAAGATAGGGTTAAAAGAAGGATGTTCATAAAAAATCTAGAAATTGAAGTACCCATAATGTTGTATAGAATGGCTTATGGTGGCTCCATTGGAACCTTAAATTTTATATGGAAGGTACCAGAGGAACAGAGTAGTTATCGTGAAacaagaaatgtcaaaattgtaaataagaTAAACGCAACATTGCCCAAGTTTTCCACTAGGTCTATGCGCAGAGATTTTTTAAACAGATATTGTAAACTTGTAAAATCACCTAGGTCtgtattgagaaatattttttttgagttAACTGGTTGTGAAGCTGTATCTGAAACCAAGGAGCAAGCAGAAGTTGATGAGCGCGTAACTGAACTATTGCTTAATAGTGATGATTCAAACCTACTCCTTGATTATAGGACACTGAATGGAAAAGATATTGATACCAAATTTGGGACATTTTTCGAGGAAATGGGTAAATTTTTTGATGAACAGATTCTTCAGGTAAATGAAAGGCGACGAGGTCAGGAGCTATATTTACCAATGGCTATCTCATTGGAAGATCTAAGAAACCAGATCGTGAAACGATTGCCTAATGACACACCTATACCTTGTACAGAAACTATAAGATTACAATTCCAACCAAACAGCGCTTTTCAAAAATCAGCATTAAAATACTCATGtagatttaatgtaaaattcCGTGTTCAGACAAGACAAGCAAGAGTTTCGCACCCAGATGCAAGATATGTTGCCACATCATTAAAATATCTCAAAGAGTTCTGTGTAAAAAACAGGAAGTATTCCACATTTGTTTGTTTAGATGACAAAGCTATTGTTCCGGTTGGAGAACCTGGTGTACCAATTAGCACTGGAGTTCGTGGTCACAACAAAGTGCTTGCTCCAGCAGATGGTCCGAAATTAGTAGCCACAGATCACGATTTTCATCTTGGTGGCCTTGTTCCCTCTGTGGCTTTTGTAAGCGATATTCCAAAGAACTCAAATGATAGCTTCTTCAATGgacatatatatgttacaactaaagataaagttttccaAGCATCTACACCTTATCGTCATGCAACTGAGCTAACAAGAATTTTAAGAGAGAACTACTCTGATGATGATGTCAATCTAGAAACACCCATACTATGTTTAATGACAGATGGAGGTCCTGATCATAGGGTAACTTTCGGGACTGTCCAGCTATCACTGATTCAGCTATTTATCGCATTAGATCTAGATATGCTCATAGCATTAAGAACAGCACCGAATCACAGCTGGATGAATCCAGCAGAGCGTTGtatgtcaattttaaatttatccCTGCAACATTGTGCACTTTCAAGGAAAGAGATGCCTGAGACCTTTGAAAAAGCAGTTAAACACAAGTCCACTCTTACAGCTGTCAGAAACTTGGCCTTCATAAAAACTGGGTTCAGAGAGGCTTATGATGAATCTATCAAAAGTGTTATTGATATAGTTAACTCTAGATTTGAGAGGATGAGATTTAAGGATGATTACCTCACAACTTATAAAGGAGTCACAGAAAACCAGATCATGGATGCTCTTGAAGTGGTTTGCCAGGTCTTGAATAAAGAATTAAAGGTAGACATGTCTAGTGGAGAATTGCGCAAGGTTAAACAAGTGCAG GATTTTATAGCCCGGCATGGAAGGAGCAGTCATTATGCATTCCAGCTGAAAAAGTGCAATGATTGTCCTTACTGTGAAATCAACCCCCCAAGGATACCAGAGGACAAATTTCAGGACCTGCATTTCCTACCCAACCCTGTGCCTGGAGAAAACAACCAATATAAGTCTTTCTCAGAG CTTTATGGACAAAATACTGGAGAGGAACAACACAGACCGGGGGCGGCACATAAAGCAGAAGAGaatgaaaatgataaacaacgtagagatttattcaaaaacaacaaaGTCCGAGAAGTAATTTTGTGCAGTGAATGCTCAAAACCACGCTGTATTTTCAGTGAAAAGAAATTGTCCAGGGAACAG gATGAACTGATTCTCAGATTAAAAGAAGATTCCTTTTACACATGTGGTGGGGCTTTGGTCCAAGATGACTCAGAAACTGTTGACATTGTTGTTAGAGAGGCACTGGCATGTAATTCACCAATTGAAACGACATATTACAGTGCCTCACTAAAGCACTATCTTCCCCCTGTGTGTGTTCATTGCGGAACAGCTGAGGACCTCCTAGATGATAATAACCCGTATATATCAGCACTCTACGAACAATATTCTGTCGTACGACCTCTATGTGAAGTGTGTAGAAATTCAGGAAAGGACACAAAAACATGGGGAAAAAAATTTGTTGGGAAAAAGGCAAAGCATTAA